Below is a window of Shewanella khirikhana DNA.
TCGCCGAAAAGGTGCTGCAGCTTAAATACCACAATATCCGCATGCTGCGGATTTGCCGCTTCAGCGCCGCGTTCAGCCTGTTTCTGGCACTGTTGTCGCCCTTTGTCAGCTACAACCTCGCCATTTACTGCGACATAGTGGCGCTGCTGGGGATTTCCCTGGTGTTGCTGAGCTTTGCGCTGATCCAGGCCTTCCGCGGACAAAAGCTGGCCCGATTGTATTTCCTTGGCTGGATAGTGCTGCTCGCCGGCACCGCAGTGAGCAGCCTGATTTACCTTGGGATTATCAAAATCCAGGTCGACCCGCTGAGCCCAGCCATGCTGGGGGTGACCTTCGAGATTGTGTTTATGGCGGCGGTACTGGCGATTCGTTACAGCGATGAGCGCAAATCCAAGCTGCGTATTCAGCACGAAGCGCTGGAGCAGGCGCAGCGGATCCGCGAAGCCCGTGAAGATGCGCTCAAAATGGAGGCTGAAACCAATGAACGCCTGGAAGACATGGTGCAGGAGCGCACCCTGGAGCTGGAAATTGCCCTGCGCGAGCTGAACGAAGTGAATCAAAAGCTTACCGAGCAGACCACCATCGACAGCCTGACCGGGGTGAAGAACCGCGCCGCCTTCGATAAACGCCTGCAGGCCGAAGGCCGGATCAGTCGCCGCCAGCAAACCCCGATGGCGGTGCTGATGCTGGATATCGACCACTTTAAGCGCATTAACGATCAGTACGGCCACCTGGCCGGCGATCAGACGCTTAGGGTAATTGCCGACAGCATGAGTTCACATCTCAAGCGTCCAACGGATCTCGTGTCACGTTTTGGCGGTGAGGAGTTTGCTATCATCCTGCCATCCACAGATAACGAGGGTGCCCTGGCCGTAGCCGAAAACATCCGCCGCGGCATAGAAGAACTCGCCATTCACTGGGAGAGTCAGAACATCCCGCTGACCCTGAGTATCGGGGTCAGCTGCAACATCATCGAGAGCGAAGATCATCCTCTGGAACTGCTGGAACAGGCAGACAGGGCGCTCTATCAGGCCAAACATCAGGGCCGTAACCGGGTGTGTCTGTTCGACAGCACCCCCGACTCCCAATCTTAGTCGAGGAGACGATAGTGAACATCATCACCAGTGCCTTCCCACAGCGCAGAATGCGCCGCATGCGCAAACACGATTTCAGCCGTCGCCTGATGGCGGAAAACACCCTGACGGTCAACGACCTGATTTATCCGATGTTTGTACTGGAAGGGAACCATCGCACCGAGCAGGTTGCCTCCATGCCCGGCATCGAGCGTTACAGCATCGATTTGCTGCTCAAGGAAGCCGAAGAGCTGGTCGAACTGGGCGTGCCTCTGGTTGCACTGTTCCCGGTCACGCCGCTGGAGAAGAAATCCCTGCTGGCCGAAGAAGCCTACAACCCGGATGGTCTGGCCCAACGTGCCGTGCGCGCCCTTAAGCGTGAATTCCCGCAGCTGGGGGTGATGACCGACGTGGCACTGGACCCCTTCACCACCCACGGTCAGGACGGCATCATCGATGACACCGGCTATATCGTCAACGACATCACTACCGAGATCCTGGTAAAGCAGGCGCTGTCCCACGCCCAGGCCGGTGCCGACATAGTGGCACCATCGGACATGATGGACGGCCGCATCGGCGCCATCCGCGAAGCGCTGGAAGCCGCAGGCCACGTGAATACCCAAATCATGGCGTACTCGGCCAAGTATTCCTCCAGCTACTACGGTCCTTTCCGCGATGCAGTCGGCTCTGCCGGTAACCTCAAGGGCGGCAACAAGCACAGCTATCAGATGGACCCGGCCAATACCGACGAAGCGCTGCACGAAGTAGCGCTGGATATTCAGGAAGGCGCCGACATGGTAATGGTCAAGCCAGGCATGCCTTATCTGGATGTGGTTCGCCGGGTTAAATCAGAGCTGGCAGTGCCCACCTTTGCCTATCAGGTCAGTGGTGAATACGCCATGCACATGGCCGCGATTCAAAACGGCTGGCTGGCAGAAAAAGCCATTGTGATGGAATCTTTGCTGTGCTTTAAGCGCGCCGGCGCCGATGGTATTTTGACCTACTTTGCCAAGCGTGCTGCCCAGTGGCTGAAGGACGATGCCAGGTAGTCACCCAAAGGTATGAAAACCGCGATTTCCGAAGCCACCCAATGGGTGGCTTTATTGTATTCCCCCATAAAACACAGGATGATACAAAGTTAGGCCAAGTGTTTGCTTTTAGTGCTTATATCAACAAAAGTCGCCACACTTGAACCGTAAAATGTGATGCAGTAAGGACACAGGCATGGCAGATTTCGCGCGCGCGGATGTACTCTTTTTTGTTCAGGTTGGCTCCAGAGTCTGGGCGGTGAGCCGTCAGGGTGAATGGCGTGAACTCGAACCGCCCTTCAATGTGGCCGAACTTGAACAGCAAGCCGGCCTGGTGGTTCTGGATGCCGATGCCCTGCAATACAGCGAAAGCGGCATTGCGGTGGTGGTTATCAATGACACGCCACTGGCACTGCCCTCCGACCTGGTAACCGCCCTTAAAGCGCTGCCTGCCGTGCCCGCCAGCCCCGATGGAACCTCAGACTCCCTCGCTGCCATGCCAGGGCAACCTTCCCAGGACGCAAACTCAGATCCCGATCAGCAGGGGGTCAATTTCGGCTTTACCCTGTTTCGCCAACAGCACGAGAAAATCGTCCCACGCTCTGGTTTTAA
It encodes the following:
- a CDS encoding sensor domain-containing diguanylate cyclase; translation: MIRLFLLLCISVFLSPMALAAKSLILTESTADELDLAPWTTQFQASDSLDFRALPPFGDPRWQPIEQGGKRGVGAKALWLRFDIDVRGNAENRILSINNPLLDNVRLYHLVNGNLMSELHLGDSLPFESRPLRSTQYLYPFQLKPWQQHSFFLRIDTEGSAHVPMSLVSPGRLSQLSESRSLAHGFQLGILTAIGLFSLFVALASGSFSYSYYSAYVLSMTLLVATIQGVAFRYLWPNWPAMQAWVIPFLLPLVMCFALMFAEKVLQLKYHNIRMLRICRFSAAFSLFLALLSPFVSYNLAIYCDIVALLGISLVLLSFALIQAFRGQKLARLYFLGWIVLLAGTAVSSLIYLGIIKIQVDPLSPAMLGVTFEIVFMAAVLAIRYSDERKSKLRIQHEALEQAQRIREAREDALKMEAETNERLEDMVQERTLELEIALRELNEVNQKLTEQTTIDSLTGVKNRAAFDKRLQAEGRISRRQQTPMAVLMLDIDHFKRINDQYGHLAGDQTLRVIADSMSSHLKRPTDLVSRFGGEEFAIILPSTDNEGALAVAENIRRGIEELAIHWESQNIPLTLSIGVSCNIIESEDHPLELLEQADRALYQAKHQGRNRVCLFDSTPDSQS
- the hemB gene encoding porphobilinogen synthase, with amino-acid sequence MNIITSAFPQRRMRRMRKHDFSRRLMAENTLTVNDLIYPMFVLEGNHRTEQVASMPGIERYSIDLLLKEAEELVELGVPLVALFPVTPLEKKSLLAEEAYNPDGLAQRAVRALKREFPQLGVMTDVALDPFTTHGQDGIIDDTGYIVNDITTEILVKQALSHAQAGADIVAPSDMMDGRIGAIREALEAAGHVNTQIMAYSAKYSSSYYGPFRDAVGSAGNLKGGNKHSYQMDPANTDEALHEVALDIQEGADMVMVKPGMPYLDVVRRVKSELAVPTFAYQVSGEYAMHMAAIQNGWLAEKAIVMESLLCFKRAGADGILTYFAKRAAQWLKDDAR